The following are encoded in a window of Ferribacterium limneticum genomic DNA:
- a CDS encoding electron transfer flavoprotein subunit beta/FixA family protein — translation MKILVPVKRVVDYNVKVRVKADGTGVDLANVKMSMNPFDEIAIEEAVRLKEAGIATEVIAVSCGVAACQETLRTAMAIGADRGILVETDVELQPLAVAKLLKALCDKEQPQLVICGKQAIDDDANQTGQMLAALQAWPQATFASKVVIANGKATVTREIDGGLETLEITLPAVVSTDLRLNEPRYATLPNIMKAKKKPLDTVKPADLGVDVTPRLTTLKVAEPAKRSAGIRVADVAELVNKLKNEAKVI, via the coding sequence ATGAAGATTCTCGTACCCGTAAAACGAGTCGTTGATTACAACGTCAAGGTCCGCGTCAAGGCCGATGGCACCGGTGTTGACCTGGCCAACGTCAAGATGAGCATGAACCCCTTCGACGAAATCGCCATCGAAGAAGCCGTGCGCCTCAAAGAAGCCGGCATCGCGACGGAAGTCATTGCCGTCTCCTGCGGCGTCGCCGCCTGCCAGGAAACCCTGCGCACCGCCATGGCCATCGGTGCCGACCGCGGCATCCTCGTCGAAACCGATGTCGAACTCCAGCCACTGGCTGTCGCCAAGCTCTTGAAGGCCCTCTGCGACAAGGAACAACCGCAACTCGTCATCTGCGGCAAACAAGCCATCGACGACGACGCCAACCAGACCGGCCAGATGCTCGCCGCCCTGCAAGCCTGGCCGCAAGCCACCTTCGCCTCCAAGGTCGTCATCGCCAATGGCAAAGCCACCGTCACCCGCGAAATCGACGGCGGCCTCGAAACCCTCGAAATCACCCTGCCGGCTGTCGTCAGTACCGACCTGCGCCTCAACGAACCGCGCTACGCCACGCTCCCCAACATCATGAAAGCCAAGAAAAAGCCGCTCGACACCGTCAAGCCGGCCGACCTTGGCGTCGACGTCACGCCGCGCCTGACCACCCTCAAGGTCGCCGAACCCGCCAAGCGCAGTGCCGGCATCCGGGTCGCCGACGTCGCCGAACTGGTCAACAAACTCAAGAACGAAGCCAAGGTGATCTGA
- a CDS encoding electron transfer flavoprotein subunit alpha/FixB family protein, which translates to MTILVIAEHDHQQLKAATLNTVAAAVKIGGDIHVLVAGTNCAAAAQEAATLSGVSTVKVADAAHYQSQTAENLTALIIAHVAGYSHILAPATTFGKNLMPRVAALLDVAQISEITGVDSPDTFVRPIYAGNALATVQSADKVKVITVRTTAFDAVNRENAAKIESISPAADTAQSTLTHRELTKSERPELGAAKIIVSGGRGLGSGENYHKLLEPLADKLGAALGASRAAVDACFVPNDYQVGQTGKIVAPQLYIAVGISGAIQHLAGMKESKVIVAINKDPDAPIFQVADYGLVADLFETIPALVAAV; encoded by the coding sequence ATGACCATTCTCGTTATCGCCGAACACGACCACCAACAGCTAAAAGCTGCCACCCTCAACACCGTCGCTGCTGCAGTGAAAATCGGTGGCGACATCCACGTCCTCGTCGCCGGCACCAACTGTGCGGCCGCCGCCCAGGAAGCCGCCACCCTCAGCGGTGTCAGCACCGTCAAGGTCGCCGATGCTGCCCACTACCAGAGCCAGACCGCCGAGAACCTGACCGCGCTGATCATTGCCCACGTCGCGGGCTACAGCCACATCCTCGCCCCGGCCACCACCTTCGGCAAGAACCTCATGCCGCGCGTTGCCGCCTTGCTCGATGTCGCACAGATCTCCGAAATCACCGGTGTCGACAGCCCGGACACCTTCGTCCGCCCGATCTACGCCGGGAATGCCCTGGCCACCGTGCAGAGCGCTGACAAGGTCAAAGTCATCACCGTCCGCACGACAGCATTTGATGCGGTCAACCGGGAAAATGCCGCAAAAATCGAAAGCATCAGTCCGGCCGCCGATACCGCCCAAAGCACCCTGACCCACCGCGAACTGACCAAGTCCGAGCGGCCCGAACTCGGCGCCGCCAAGATCATCGTCTCTGGTGGGAGAGGACTGGGCAGTGGCGAGAACTACCACAAGCTGCTCGAACCGCTCGCCGACAAGCTCGGTGCCGCCCTCGGTGCATCCCGCGCTGCCGTCGATGCCTGCTTCGTCCCGAACGACTACCAGGTCGGCCAGACCGGCAAGATCGTCGCCCCGCAGCTCTACATCGCCGTCGGCATCTCGGGCGCCATCCAGCATCTGGCTGGCATGAAAGAGTCGAAAGTCATCGTCGCCATCAACAAGGATCCCGATGCACCAATCTTCCAGGTGGCGGATTACGGCCTCGTGGCCGATCTGTTCGAAACCATTCCGGCCCTCGTCGCCGCCGTCTAA
- a CDS encoding acyl-CoA dehydrogenase C-terminal domain-containing protein, whose translation MSTYIAPIRDMQFVLNEVAGLEEICALPGNEECSVDLVESILDEASKFATGVLDPINSVGDRVGHVCKDGVVTTAPGFKEAYKLFAETGWNSMPFSPEYGGQGLPAVVSMAVNEMWKGANMAFGLCPMLTGGAIEAIAHHASDELKQKYLPKMIEGTWTGTMNLTEPNAGSDLAAISSKAKAVGDGSYLISGTKIFITWGEHDVAENIVHLVLARLPDAPPGLKGISLFLVPKFLVNADGSLGKRNDLICASIEHKLGIHGSPTAVMSYGENEGAVGYLIGDENKGIGYMFTMMNHARVNVGLEGVGIAERAYQHALWYARERVQGAPVGDKSGVKKPILHHPDVRRMLMDIKSRTEAMRTLAYYTAANIDRAHAGNAAAQARVDLLTPVVKGWSTEQGVELSSTALQVFGGVGFVEETGAAQYYRDSRITTIYEGTTAIQANDLVGRKLAREKVPGAAMKALVAEMSVTAQELEGHAQLGGIAAHLKNGINALSTAADWIVANYESNPQAVHAGSVPFLKLTGIVVGGWLMAKSAAIAVKHIADGTTDDFYKAKLATANYFAAHQLPFAAAYSAEMTGGAESVFALPENLF comes from the coding sequence ATGAGTACCTATATCGCCCCGATTCGCGACATGCAGTTCGTCCTCAACGAAGTGGCCGGCCTCGAAGAAATCTGCGCCCTGCCCGGTAACGAGGAGTGTTCCGTCGATCTCGTCGAGTCCATTCTCGACGAAGCCTCCAAGTTCGCCACCGGCGTTCTCGACCCGATCAACAGCGTCGGCGACCGTGTCGGTCACGTCTGCAAGGACGGCGTCGTGACCACGGCGCCCGGTTTCAAGGAAGCCTACAAGCTGTTCGCCGAAACCGGCTGGAACTCCATGCCCTTCTCGCCGGAGTACGGTGGCCAGGGCCTGCCGGCCGTCGTCTCGATGGCGGTCAATGAAATGTGGAAGGGCGCCAACATGGCCTTCGGCCTGTGCCCGATGCTGACCGGCGGCGCCATCGAAGCCATCGCCCACCACGCTTCCGACGAACTCAAGCAGAAGTACCTGCCGAAGATGATCGAAGGCACGTGGACCGGCACGATGAACCTGACTGAGCCGAACGCCGGTTCCGATCTGGCCGCCATTTCCTCCAAGGCCAAGGCCGTCGGCGATGGCAGCTACCTGATCAGCGGCACCAAGATCTTCATCACCTGGGGCGAGCATGATGTCGCCGAGAACATCGTTCACCTCGTGCTGGCCCGCCTGCCGGACGCACCGCCGGGACTGAAGGGGATTTCGCTCTTCCTCGTGCCGAAGTTCCTGGTCAATGCCGACGGCTCGCTGGGCAAGCGCAATGACCTGATCTGCGCTTCGATCGAACACAAGCTCGGCATCCACGGCAGCCCGACCGCCGTCATGTCCTACGGCGAAAACGAAGGCGCTGTCGGCTACCTGATCGGCGACGAGAACAAGGGCATCGGCTACATGTTCACGATGATGAACCACGCCCGCGTCAACGTCGGCCTCGAAGGCGTCGGCATCGCCGAGCGCGCCTACCAGCACGCCCTGTGGTACGCCCGTGAGCGAGTGCAAGGCGCCCCGGTTGGCGACAAATCCGGCGTCAAGAAACCTATCCTTCATCACCCGGATGTCCGCCGCATGCTCATGGACATCAAGTCTCGCACCGAAGCCATGCGCACGCTGGCCTACTACACCGCCGCCAACATCGACCGCGCCCATGCCGGCAATGCCGCCGCTCAGGCCCGTGTCGACCTGCTGACCCCGGTGGTCAAGGGCTGGAGCACGGAGCAGGGCGTCGAGCTGTCGTCGACCGCGCTGCAGGTCTTCGGTGGTGTCGGCTTCGTCGAAGAAACGGGTGCTGCCCAGTACTACCGCGACTCGCGCATCACGACCATCTACGAAGGCACGACCGCCATTCAGGCCAACGACCTGGTCGGCCGCAAGCTGGCTCGCGAAAAGGTGCCGGGCGCTGCCATGAAGGCGCTGGTCGCCGAAATGTCGGTGACTGCTCAGGAACTGGAAGGCCATGCCCAACTGGGCGGCATCGCAGCCCATCTGAAAAATGGCATTAATGCCCTGTCGACCGCAGCCGACTGGATCGTCGCCAACTACGAGAGCAATCCGCAGGCTGTCCATGCCGGTTCCGTGCCTTTCCTCAAGCTGACTGGCATCGTCGTTGGCGGCTGGCTCATGGCCAAGTCGGCGGCGATTGCCGTCAAGCACATCGCCGACGGCACGACCGATGACTTCTACAAGGCCAAGCTGGCCACGGCCAACTACTTCGCCGCCCACCAGCTGCCGTTCGCCGCTGCCTACTCCGCCGAAATGACCGGCGGTGCAGAGTCGGTGTTCGCCCTGCCTGAAAACCTGTTCTGA
- a CDS encoding electron transfer flavoprotein-ubiquinone oxidoreductase, which yields MTMRTDRDAMEYDVVIIGGGPSGLSSAIRIKQLAEQAGKEVSVCLLEKGSEIGAHILSGAVLEPHALAELFPDWQDRGAPLNTPAGEDRLLYLTEAGAYKLPTPPQMGNHGNYIISLGNLARWLGEQAEALGVEIYPGFAAAEVLYHEDGSVKGVATGDLGIGKDGQPGHNFQPGMELHAKQTIFAEGCRGSLTKELFAKFNLRDGVDPQTYGIGIKELWEVDPAKHQPGLIVHTVGWPLQSDTYGGSFLYHLENNLVAIGMVVGLDYKNPWLSPYEEFQRYKTHPAIRGFFEGGRRISYGARALSEGGYQSVPKLTFPGGLLIGDTAGFLNVPKIKGTHMAMKSGMVAAEAVFEHLAKENAGAEATEYAEQIRKSWLWDELYQVRNIRPAFKWGLWGALAYGAIDTYVFRGKAPWTLHHHDDHTQLGDKNSHPKIAYPKPDGQLTFDRLSSVFLSATNHEENQQTHLRLKDESIAISVNYAKYGSPETRYCPAGVYEILGEEEGKPRLQINGQNCLHCKTCDIKDPTQNINWTVPEGGGGPNYPNM from the coding sequence ATGACCATGCGCACCGATCGCGATGCGATGGAATACGATGTCGTGATCATCGGCGGTGGCCCTTCGGGGCTGTCGTCGGCGATCCGCATCAAGCAACTGGCCGAGCAGGCCGGCAAGGAAGTCTCGGTCTGCCTGCTCGAAAAGGGCTCGGAAATCGGCGCCCATATCCTGTCCGGCGCCGTGCTCGAACCGCATGCGCTGGCCGAACTTTTTCCCGACTGGCAGGACCGCGGTGCGCCGCTCAACACGCCGGCCGGTGAAGACAGGCTGCTGTATCTGACGGAAGCGGGCGCTTACAAACTGCCGACGCCGCCGCAGATGGGCAACCACGGCAACTACATCATCAGTCTGGGCAATCTGGCCCGCTGGCTCGGTGAGCAGGCCGAGGCGCTCGGCGTTGAAATCTACCCAGGCTTTGCCGCAGCCGAAGTGCTTTACCACGAGGACGGCTCGGTCAAGGGCGTCGCCACCGGCGACCTCGGCATCGGCAAGGATGGCCAGCCCGGCCATAACTTCCAGCCCGGCATGGAGTTGCATGCCAAGCAGACCATCTTCGCCGAAGGCTGCCGTGGCTCGCTGACCAAGGAACTGTTCGCCAAATTCAATCTGCGCGATGGCGTCGATCCGCAAACCTACGGTATCGGCATCAAGGAACTGTGGGAAGTCGATCCGGCCAAGCATCAGCCGGGGCTGATCGTGCACACCGTCGGCTGGCCGCTGCAATCGGATACCTACGGCGGTTCCTTCCTCTATCACCTGGAAAACAACCTCGTCGCCATCGGCATGGTCGTCGGTCTGGATTACAAGAATCCGTGGCTGTCGCCGTACGAAGAGTTCCAGCGCTACAAGACGCATCCGGCCATTCGTGGTTTCTTCGAAGGCGGCCGCCGCATTTCCTACGGCGCCCGGGCGCTCTCCGAAGGTGGTTACCAGTCCGTCCCCAAGCTGACCTTCCCGGGCGGCCTGCTCATCGGCGACACGGCCGGCTTCCTCAACGTGCCCAAGATCAAGGGCACGCACATGGCAATGAAGTCCGGCATGGTCGCCGCCGAAGCCGTCTTCGAGCATCTGGCCAAGGAAAACGCCGGGGCGGAAGCCACCGAGTACGCCGAGCAGATCAGGAAGTCGTGGTTGTGGGACGAGCTCTACCAGGTGCGCAACATCCGCCCGGCCTTCAAGTGGGGTCTGTGGGGCGCGCTGGCTTACGGTGCGATCGACACCTACGTCTTCAGGGGCAAGGCGCCGTGGACTCTGCATCACCACGACGACCACACGCAGCTCGGCGACAAGAACAGTCATCCAAAGATTGCCTACCCGAAGCCGGATGGTCAGCTGACTTTCGACCGCCTGTCCTCGGTCTTCCTCTCGGCCACCAACCATGAGGAAAACCAGCAGACGCATCTGCGCCTCAAGGACGAAAGCATCGCCATCAGCGTCAATTACGCCAAATACGGTTCGCCGGAAACGCGTTACTGCCCGGCCGGCGTGTACGAAATCCTCGGCGAGGAGGAGGGCAAGCCACGGCTGCAGATCAACGGGCAGAACTGCCTGCATTGCAAGACCTGCGACATCAAGGACCCGACCCAGAACATCAACTGGACGGTGCCGGAAGGTGGCGGTGGGCCGAACTATCCAAATATGTAG
- a CDS encoding DUF485 domain-containing protein, with amino-acid sequence MSQPNIQARIRSNPKFAEMVGKRTRFAIILSLVVLVPYYTFMMITAFNPAWLAQPISEGNIITLGWPIGVFLVVGAWLTTGIYISRANGEFDALNEQILRESAK; translated from the coding sequence ATGTCTCAACCCAATATCCAGGCAAGGATCCGGAGCAATCCGAAATTTGCCGAAATGGTCGGCAAGCGCACGCGCTTCGCGATCATCCTTTCCCTCGTCGTGCTGGTGCCGTACTACACCTTCATGATGATCACCGCCTTCAACCCGGCCTGGCTCGCCCAGCCGATCAGCGAGGGCAACATCATCACCCTCGGCTGGCCGATCGGCGTCTTCCTTGTCGTCGGCGCCTGGCTGACCACCGGCATCTACATCAGCCGCGCCAATGGCGAATTCGATGCGCTCAACGAGCAGATCCTCAGGGAGTCCGCCAAATGA
- a CDS encoding cation acetate symporter has translation MKRSLIALIAGSLIAFAAIAAPGTLEGVQKQPINVSAIAMFLVFVLFTLGITYWASKRNKSTADFYTAGGGITGFQNGLAIAGDYMSAATLLGLTSLVYAKGFDGFIYTISFFVGWPIILFLMAERLRNLGKFTFADIASYRLDQNRIRTFAAFGSLTVVCFYLIVQMVGAGQLIQLLFGLEYTYAVIAVGLLMMVYVTFGGMTATTWVQIIKACLLLGGGTTLMLLAFSRFDFSFDNLFTQAVAAHKAGIKIMAPGSLMADPVSAVSLSLALLFGTAGLPHIMMRFFTVPNAKEARKSVFYATGFIGFFFLVVIILGVSSIVIVGQDPQFFEGGVIGGKLVGGGNMPVMHLAKAVGGDVFLGFLSAVAFATILAVVSGLALAGASAIAHDLYARVIKKNLATSEQEMRVTKIASVGIGIVAILLGLLFRDQNIAFLVALTFGVAASVNFPILILSMYWKGLTTRGALWGGIAGLLSAVGLVILSPAVWVKVLGNAQAIFPYDHPAIISMTTAFFVTWLGSVTDKSARAASEAEAFEEQYIRAQTGLGAAGAHAH, from the coding sequence ATGAAGCGCTCGCTTATCGCACTGATCGCCGGCAGCCTGATCGCTTTTGCCGCCATCGCCGCCCCCGGCACGCTGGAAGGCGTGCAGAAACAGCCGATCAATGTCAGCGCCATCGCCATGTTCCTGGTCTTCGTGCTGTTCACCCTCGGCATCACCTACTGGGCTTCCAAACGGAACAAGTCGACGGCCGACTTCTACACCGCCGGTGGCGGTATCACCGGCTTCCAGAACGGCCTGGCCATCGCTGGCGACTACATGTCGGCGGCGACCCTGCTCGGCCTGACCTCGCTGGTCTATGCCAAGGGTTTCGACGGTTTCATCTACACCATCAGCTTCTTCGTCGGCTGGCCGATCATCCTCTTCCTGATGGCTGAACGGCTGCGCAATCTCGGCAAATTCACCTTTGCCGACATCGCTTCCTACCGCCTCGACCAGAACCGCATCCGCACCTTTGCCGCCTTTGGCTCGCTGACCGTGGTCTGCTTCTACCTGATCGTCCAGATGGTCGGTGCCGGCCAACTGATCCAGCTGCTCTTCGGTCTGGAATACACCTACGCCGTAATCGCTGTCGGCCTGCTGATGATGGTTTACGTCACCTTCGGCGGCATGACTGCGACCACCTGGGTGCAGATCATCAAGGCCTGCCTGCTGCTCGGTGGTGGTACGACGCTGATGCTGCTCGCCTTCAGTCGCTTCGATTTCTCCTTCGATAACCTGTTCACCCAGGCCGTAGCCGCCCACAAGGCCGGCATCAAGATCATGGCTCCGGGTTCGCTGATGGCCGATCCGGTCTCCGCCGTGTCGCTGTCGCTGGCCCTGCTCTTCGGTACGGCCGGCCTGCCGCACATCATGATGCGTTTCTTCACCGTGCCGAACGCCAAGGAAGCTCGCAAATCGGTGTTTTACGCCACCGGTTTCATCGGTTTCTTCTTCCTCGTCGTGATCATCCTGGGCGTGTCGTCCATAGTCATCGTCGGCCAGGACCCGCAGTTCTTCGAAGGCGGCGTTATCGGCGGCAAGCTGGTCGGTGGCGGCAACATGCCGGTCATGCACCTGGCCAAGGCCGTCGGTGGTGACGTATTCCTCGGCTTCCTGTCGGCCGTCGCCTTCGCCACCATCCTCGCCGTCGTCTCCGGTCTGGCCCTGGCTGGCGCTTCGGCCATCGCCCATGACCTCTACGCCCGGGTGATCAAAAAGAATCTGGCGACCAGCGAACAGGAAATGCGCGTCACCAAGATCGCCTCGGTTGGCATCGGCATTGTCGCCATCCTGCTCGGTCTGCTCTTCCGCGACCAGAACATCGCCTTCCTCGTCGCGCTGACCTTCGGCGTCGCCGCTTCGGTCAATTTCCCCATCCTCATCCTGTCCATGTACTGGAAAGGCCTGACGACGCGCGGCGCACTGTGGGGCGGCATTGCCGGCCTGCTTTCCGCCGTCGGTCTGGTCATCCTGTCGCCGGCCGTCTGGGTCAAGGTGCTGGGCAACGCCCAGGCCATCTTCCCCTACGACCACCCGGCCATCATCTCGATGACGACAGCTTTCTTCGTCACCTGGCTCGGCTCGGTTACCGACAAGAGCGCCCGCGCCGCCAGCGAAGCCGAAGCCTTCGAGGAGCAGTACATCCGCGCCCAGACCGGGCTCGGTGCCGCCGGCGCCCACGCCCACTAG